From the genome of Thiovibrio frasassiensis:
AGGTCTTTCCCGAAGGCGGCACCATGTCCATTGCTGCCTGCTGCCAGCGCATGATTATGGCCCAGGCCAGCGGCATTATCTATTCCGTTGATCCCATGGAGCCTGGTTCGCAGAGCATGGTCGTGGTCGGCGCTTTGGGGCAGGGGCAAGCGGTGGTTGAGGGGCAGGTTCCCACGGATTTTTTCCGGATCAGTAAAGGGGAGGTGGTGCAGGTTCTTGAGCGGGTGATCGCCGCAAAGCACGAAGCTCTGCTCCCAACCGGGGATGCGGACGGCGGTTTGGAGATGCACGCGATTCCGGAGGCACAGGTTGAGGCCCCCTGTCTTGAGGACCATATTCTTTTGGAGCTTGGTGGACTGGCCCTGCATCTGGAGACCTTTTTTAAGCGCCCCCAGGATATCGAATGGACTCTTGACCCCCAAGGCATTCTTTATATCCTCCAATCCCGTCCTCTGCTGATCACGGAGAGTGCCCAGGGAGCCCCCCGTCTTTCCGAAAAACTAGAAGGTTATGAACTTATCGCGGCCGATGTTGGCCGGGTCGCCCAGCAGGGTATTGGCGCCGGGCCGGTCTATTGGGTGGAAACCTTGGCCGATCTCAAGGATTTTCCCGAGGGTGCGGTACTTATCAGCCATCGTGACTCCTCCCAATTTGTTCAGGTTATGCAGCGGGCCGCAGCCATTGTTACCGAAGTGGGCACCCCGGCGAGCCATATGGCCACCCTCTGCCGCGAGTTTCGGGTTCCGTGCTTGGTCGGAGTTCCGGATATCATGAGCAAGGTGACTCCCGGCGAGGAAATCACTGTGGACGCAGAGGATCGCCGGATTTACCGGGGCAGGGCAGTGGAGCTTCTCACCTATCAGGCGACCACCACCATGGACCTGAACATGGCCCCCGAATTCCGCATGCTGCGCCGTATTCTTCGGGAGGTTTCCCGATTGAATCTGGTTGACCCGTTGATGCAGGATTTTAAGCCGGAAGGGTGCAAGACCTTCCACGATGTGCTGCGCTTCATTCATGAAACCGCGGTGCTGCATCTGGTGGATCTGGGGAGGGATGATCACTGTTTTCCCGGCGGTCTGGCACGACGACTGGACCTGCCTATTCAGGCCGGGATCCTTGCCATCGACATCGGCGGCGGTATTGCCCCGGACGCCCCGCGCGATCAGATTCCTTTTTCCGCCATCCGTTCGATCCCCTTCCGGGCCATCCTCCAGGGGATGCTTTTTCCCGGGGCCTGGCATCAGGAAACCATGCCGGTAAGCTTCAGGGACATGATGCACAGCATGATGACTACCCCGCAGGATACCCTTTCCGGACAGTACACCGGGCATAATATCGCCATCATCAGTGAAACCTATGTGAACCTCTGCTTCCGCTTCGGCTATCATTTTAATATCATCGACGCCTTCTGCCACGACGTGGAACGCGACAATCATATCTATTTTCGCTTCTTGGGCGGAGCCACCGATATTGCCAAGCGTTCGCGGCGGGCGACCCTCATCGCCACCATCCTGGAAGCCTTTGACTTCAGCGTTAAAACCAGGGGGGATCTGGTCATTGCCCGGACCGGCAACCTGGTGCAGAGTGAAATGGAGCGGACCCTGGATATTCTTGGCCGGCTGATCGGCTTCACCCGGCAGTTGGATGTGCAGATGACCGACGATCAGGTCGTGGCCCGCTATGCCGAGGCATTTCTCATGGGAGATTACGGCGTTGTTGCCGAAAAACGATAGCTTGGAGATGGAACAATGAGCGAAACAAATATGCGTCTGCTGGTGGTGGATGACGAACCCATCGTCGGCAAGCGGCTCAAACAGGTGTTCGGTAAGATCGGCTTCGAGATCGAGACCTATACCGATTCGGCCACCGCCCTTGCGGCAGTGGCGGAAAAACCCTTTGACATCGTGGTGACCGACCTTAAGATGGAGGGAATTGACGGGATCGAGGTGCTGAAACGGGTCCGGGCCATGAATCCCGAGACCCGGGTGATCATCATTACCGGCTACGCCTCGGCGGACACCGCGGAACTGGCACAGGAGCATGGCGTTTTTGCCTTTCTCGCCAAGCCTTTCCGATTGGATGAATTGAAACAGGTCATTTACCGGGCCATGGAAACCGACAGAGCGAAATAATGAGCCCCAGCTTCAACTTACCTCCGTCAACGCAGAGCCCGGTCATTCAGGCGGCCCCCCCTGCGAAACAGCGGCCTTGTCGGTTCCTTTTTCCCGGCATCCGTTCTCTCCGGGGAAAGCTCCTCTTTACGATCTGCATTGTCGCCGGCCTCGGCATCATCGCCACGGCCACCGCCACCTATGCCCTCTGGCGCATGGAGGACAAGATCCGGATCATCGAGTCCTTCTATGAGTTGAATCAGAAGGTGCTCGAGATCAGACGCTACGAGAAAAATTATTTTCTGTTCAACGATCGGAAGGATCTGTTGAGCGCCCTTGACTATGTGGATCAGGTCAGGGCCTCCATTGTCGCGGTGAAGGCGGTTCTCCTTGAGAATAAAAATGATCTGGAAACGTTGTATGACAAGGAACTTGGTCAATACGAAGCCATTTCCCGCCATATTTTAAGTGATCGGATTTCTCCGCAGAATAAACAAGCACTGGAAAACTCTTTGCGCAAGCACGGCCAGGACATCACCAAGGCTATTTTTGATATGGATGCCCGGGCGCGGGTTCGGGTGGAGCGAGAGGTTGCCGGCTACCAGAAATCCGCGGTACTCATTCTTGCCCTGGCGGTGGGGCTTGGCACCGTATTGGTTTTTTACATGATGCGTTGGATCATGCGCCCGCTTACCGCCATCCGCGAGGCTTCGGCCAGGATCATGCAGGGAGAGATGAACTCCATCCCGATGGATGATGAAGTCCTTTGCTCGGTGGAAGGGATCGAGCTGGTCAATTCCCTCAATCTTATGCTCCAGGCCCTGAATACGAAACAGAACCAGCTGGTGCAGTCGGAAAAGCTTGCGGCCATCGGCAAGGTAACCGCGGGCATCGCCCATGAGATCAACAACCCGCTGAACAATATCTCGCTCACCGCCGAGGTACTTTTAGAGGATCTGCCCAACCTGGCGTGCAGCGAACGGATGGATATGGTCCGCGATATCCTGGTGCAATCCGATCGGGCCCGGGAGGTGGTACACCATCTGCTTGAGTTTTCCCGCACCCGCAAGAGTAATGTCTTGGAGCCGGTTGATCTGGTGGCGCTGGTGGAAAGTTCTATTGCCTTGGTCAAAAACCAGTTTCGGTTGGGTGGCATTATTTACCATTACGACCATCCCGAGCAGCCGGTGCTGGTCAGCGGCAATTCCAACCACTTGCAACAGGTCCTGGTAAACCTGATGCTCAACGCGGTCCAGGCCATGCAACCCAACGGCCGTCTCGATCTGATCGTGGGGGCTGAGCAAAAAGTGGCCCTGATCGTAGTGCGTGACACCGGGGCGGGCATCGCCCCCGAGGCCTTGAGCCATATCTTTGATCCGTTTTTCACCACCAAGAACGAGGGAACCGGACTCGGTCTCTCCTTGAGCTACGCCATTGTCAAGGACCATGGCGGTGACATCGTGGTGGAGAGTGAACCCGGCAAGGGAACGACCTTCAGGCTCACCTTCCCCCAATTGTCCTCGGAAGCCTGAAATGAAGCTCCCCGCCAATCCCTTCTTGAGCACGACAAAAGGCGAAACCGCCTCATTTGCTTCCTCGTTTCGTCTTTTCCGGCGGTTGCTTTCCCTGAACAACACGGTGCTTGAAAAGATCGGCCGCATGGAGGGGGCCCTGGCCGGAGAATATGTCTTTGACCGGAAATTTTTAAGCGAGGCTGTGGCCGAGTTGAATGAACTGGTGCGGGAGGTGGTCTCCTGCCTGGGCAGTCTGACCAACAACCGCTATCTGGTGCTCTATGATTGTTATGAGGAGATTGCCGGGAAACTTTCCGGCCTGGCTTTGGAATATGCCGGACCCTATGACCGGAGCCTTACCTTGGCCTATCCGCTGCTGAACAGCGATTTCGAGGAGCTGGTTGGGGGGAAGAACGCGGTCTTAAGCGAGATCCGCAACCGACTGCACCTGCGGACCCCGGACGGTTTTGCCATCACTGCTGCTGCTTACCGTGGGTTCATGGAGGCAAACGGACTTTTTGCGGCCATTGATTCTATCTCTGCGGGCACGGCCTCCAGTCGCGATCGTTCGGCGGCTATCAGCCGTCTTATCGATCAGGCCCGTTTCCCGGAGGTGCTGGTTGCGGCGGTGAAAGACGGGTTGAAAGAATTGCTCAATCGGGCTGGCGGTCCGGCTCCCTTGGCGGTCCGCTCAAGCGGGTTGGGGGAGGATGCCGAAACCCGAAGCTTTGCCGGACAATTTCATTCGGTGCTTGCAGTGCGGCCCGAACTCTCTTCGGTGCTCGAAGCGTACCGTGCGGTGATCACCTCCCGCTTTTCGGTTGCGGCCCTGGAGTATCTTGGACCAGCGGCCACCAGCCGGGATCTTCCCATGGCTGCAGGGGTGCAGCCGATGATCCAGGGCAGGATTGCAGGAGTGACATACAGCCGCGTCCCGGAGTCGCCGGAGAAAAATCAACTGCTCATCACCGCCCTGCGCGGTTCGGCCCACGACCTGGTATCAGGACGGAGGCAGGCGGAACGTTTTGTCTTGAGCCGATTGTGGCCTTTTACCCCCTTGAGCAGCGAGCTTGTTGTGGAGGAGGATTTTCCCTCAACCAGGAAAGCGCTCGATATGCTGCCCAGCGGCCTACGCCGTGGCTCGGCAACCCTTACCCCCAAGGAGCTGGCCAAGCTTGCCGAACAGGCGCTTTTGTTGGAAAAAACCTTCGGCGAAGCGCAGGATATCGAGTGGGCCTTGGCGGATGAACCGGTGATTCTTCAGAGCCGCGCTCTCTCCTTGCCCGCCAAACCACCGCCTCGGCCCGGGGAGCTGGCCGCCGAGCTGGCTGCCGCCACCCCGCTCATGTCCGGCAAAGGGCAGGTCGCCCAGCTCGGTATCGCGGCAGGAAGGGTGGTGCATGTGGATCAGAACACCGATCCGGAGCAATTCCCGGTGGGGGCCATTGCCGTGGCCCGTTTCCCCAGCCCGCAACTGAGCCCCATTGTCTGGCGGGCCGCCGCCATGATTACCGAGATCGGCGGCCCCACCGGACATCTGGCCACCATTGCCCGGGAATACCGGACTCCGGCCCTGTTCGGAACCGGCGAGGCGATCAACCTCCTTGCCGAGGGCGCTGAGGTGACGGTGGATGTGGAAAACAAACAGGTCTATCAGGGGATCATCGAGGGGCTGGTCCGTCTGCATGCTGCAGAGCAGGATGACTACCGCGCCTCCCAGGAGCTGCGGATTCTGCGCCGGATCCTGCGCTGGGTGGCACCCATCACCCTGTCCGACCCAACCTCCCGTGATTTCAAGGCGGAAAACTGCCGCACCTTCCACGATATCCTCCGTTTTGCCCACGAAAAGGCCATTGACGCGCTGATCCATTTTCATGCCGACCGGAGCGGCTCCCAGGAGGAGTTGAGCCGGTCGGTGCGGCTGCCGATCCCGCTCAAGCTGCGGGTCATCGATCTGGGTTCGGGGCTGCGGCCGGAGGCACCGGCAACTGGCGCAATCAGTATGGAAATGCTGAACAGCAGGCCCCTGAACGCCATCCTCCATGGTTTTCTCAAGGATGACCAAGGTGGCAGGGAACCGGCGCCTCTCGGGTTGAGAGATATCCTGGCCGGGATCAGCAAACCGTTGGCCCTGCTTACCGGCCCTGCCTATCCCGGCGACAACCTGGGGATCATTGCCGAGCATTACTGCAACCTCTGCCTGCGCCTGGGCTACCACCTCAATGTGGTGGACGCCTACATGTCGCCCGACCCGGACAACAATTACATCTACTTCCGGTTTGCCGGCGGCATGGCCGAGAAGGCCAAGCGCGAGTGGCGGGCCCGCTTGATCAGCGCCATCCTCTCCGGCCTCTACTTTAAGGTGGAACGCAAGGGCGACCTGGTGATCGCCAAGGCCAGAAATCTCGATATTCCGAGGATGGAACGGGTGCTGGTTCGTCTCGGGGAGCTGATTTCTTTCACCCGGCAGCTTGATGTGCGGATGCGCGACGAAGCGGCCATCGAAGAGTTTTTTCAGCGTTTTCTCGTAAGCATCAAGCAGGAGCAGGATGGGGGGGAGGGGTAAGGTGCGTCGCTGGCTCAGGAAACAGCTCGATCGACAGCTCGGCAAACTGCGCCAGGCTCGGCAACAGCGGAAAACGGATTCGCAACAGCTTCTCAAGGCGCGCTATCATGTGTTCCGCGCCCTCTTGGCCAGCAACAACCGGGCCGTGGACTGCCTTACCGAAATCAGTATCCATCTCCGCCTGCAGGGGGATTCCTTGGGCCTTGCCCAATTGATCCACCGCCTGATCGAAGAAACCGCCGAAATGATCGCCCGGTTGGAAAACCTGGCCAGTGGCCGGTACCGGGGGCTGCAGGTCGCCCACCACGCCGTTGCCCAACGGTTGCAGGCAACCCTTGCCGGTCTCACCTCCAGCGGGAATGTCCCCTCTGTCCTCCCCCTTGCCCAGATCCATTCAGGTCTGAAGGACCAAACCGGCAACAAGGCTGCGGCTCTGGCCGAACTGCGCAAGAACGGTCTGCCGGTGCCGGATGGCTTTGTGATTACCCTGGCGGGGTGCCGTTTTTTCCTGGAACATGGTGGACTCTCGATGGAGCTGGTCCATCTTTTGGCCACGCAAGGGGCGGACAAAGAAAAAAATGTCTCCAGTGCCACCGCAGCGCAGGTAAAGGGGTTGATTACCGGGGCGGTGATCCCGCCGGTCTTGGCCGAGGAAATCACGGAGGCGGCCCGGGTATTTTTTGAAAACGGGAAACCCTTGGCGGTGCGCAGCAGCAGTATCAGCGAGGATGGCCGTCATCATTCCTTCGCCGGCCAGTTCAGTTCCGTGCTCAATGTCTGTGATGCAGCGCAGTTTCTTGAGGCATTCAAACAGGTGGTGGCCAGCAACTTCAATGCGCGCAGTCTGGCCTACCGCCTCAATGCCGGCCTGGACCCCCTCCGTTTCGACATGGCCGTTCTCTGTCTGGAGATGGTGGAGGCCCGCGCCGCCGGGGTTTTGTTGACCCGTTCCCCGCAAGAGCCGGAAAGCGGGCAGATGCTGATCAGCGCGGTGCCGGGCTTGGGAGAGGCTGCGGTCTCCGGCAGCGCCGCTACGGATCTTTATCTGGTGAATGCTGACGGCCAGGTGGATTGGACTCGCTCTACCATCGCCGACAAGGAGCGCTTGCTTGTCTGCGAAAAGGCAGGCGGCGTGGTCTGGCAAGAGCTGGCTGTGGAGGCGAGAAACCAGCCGGTCCTCGGTGAAGGGGAACTGCGGTCTTTGGCCGGCTGGGGCAGAGAACTGGAAAAGCGCGAAGGCATGCCCCTGGATCTGGAGTGGGCGGTGAATCCGGAGGGCGCTGTGGTCATCCTCCAGGTGCGTCCCATGACCACCATGGGTATCCAGACTGGCGACAACCGGGAGGAAAAATCCTCTCCGCTGCTGCAGGGGGTAATCTCCTCGGGCGGGCGGGCCAGCGGCCGGGTGCTCTTGGTGAAGAGCCGAAGGGATTTTGAGCATCTTCCCCAGGAACCGGTGGTCTTGGTCATGCACCAGAGCTTTGTCGAAGCGGCCAATCTCCTGGGACAGGTGGCGGCGGTGCTGGTGGAGTTGGGCAGTCCGGCAGACCATCTGGCCTGCGTGGCCCGGGAGCAGGAAACCCCCATGCTCTGCGGGATGCAAGAGGCGTCCGCCGTCTTGAGCGAGGGACAGTGGCTCACGGTGGACGGCAGTCACGGCAGGGTCTACAAGGCCACCGCCGATGAGATCGCTGCCACGGAAAAGCGCTGGCAAAATGGTCCGCCGCAG
Proteins encoded in this window:
- a CDS encoding PEP/pyruvate-binding domain-containing protein; the encoded protein is MPLRDFLKGFSAPRWLTPKTCRPLPLVFSQFREVLKANNSALEIIADMGEKLSGEYLFDLRYVESTVEEMITAMRRAIDAINILTEDQFVALNEVFTPMETRVRAILNKRDDRDGLSLLWLAEVETRHWPLVGGKAAHLSELLHNPKVRVPEGFVITASLFHELLDLNGIRPEFDRFEQLLSEHLPDEEALEALRLLLHEKVLHAVPPAGFLAALSDSLKKLGESCPSPLFLAVRSSAQEEDMDFSFAGQFHSVLQVPPQAETVYYAYLQVAASLFGAKAILYRRQVFPEGGTMSIAACCQRMIMAQASGIIYSVDPMEPGSQSMVVVGALGQGQAVVEGQVPTDFFRISKGEVVQVLERVIAAKHEALLPTGDADGGLEMHAIPEAQVEAPCLEDHILLELGGLALHLETFFKRPQDIEWTLDPQGILYILQSRPLLITESAQGAPRLSEKLEGYELIAADVGRVAQQGIGAGPVYWVETLADLKDFPEGAVLISHRDSSQFVQVMQRAAAIVTEVGTPASHMATLCREFRVPCLVGVPDIMSKVTPGEEITVDAEDRRIYRGRAVELLTYQATTTMDLNMAPEFRMLRRILREVSRLNLVDPLMQDFKPEGCKTFHDVLRFIHETAVLHLVDLGRDDHCFPGGLARRLDLPIQAGILAIDIGGGIAPDAPRDQIPFSAIRSIPFRAILQGMLFPGAWHQETMPVSFRDMMHSMMTTPQDTLSGQYTGHNIAIISETYVNLCFRFGYHFNIIDAFCHDVERDNHIYFRFLGGATDIAKRSRRATLIATILEAFDFSVKTRGDLVIARTGNLVQSEMERTLDILGRLIGFTRQLDVQMTDDQVVARYAEAFLMGDYGVVAEKR
- a CDS encoding PEP/pyruvate-binding domain-containing protein, with translation MKLPANPFLSTTKGETASFASSFRLFRRLLSLNNTVLEKIGRMEGALAGEYVFDRKFLSEAVAELNELVREVVSCLGSLTNNRYLVLYDCYEEIAGKLSGLALEYAGPYDRSLTLAYPLLNSDFEELVGGKNAVLSEIRNRLHLRTPDGFAITAAAYRGFMEANGLFAAIDSISAGTASSRDRSAAISRLIDQARFPEVLVAAVKDGLKELLNRAGGPAPLAVRSSGLGEDAETRSFAGQFHSVLAVRPELSSVLEAYRAVITSRFSVAALEYLGPAATSRDLPMAAGVQPMIQGRIAGVTYSRVPESPEKNQLLITALRGSAHDLVSGRRQAERFVLSRLWPFTPLSSELVVEEDFPSTRKALDMLPSGLRRGSATLTPKELAKLAEQALLLEKTFGEAQDIEWALADEPVILQSRALSLPAKPPPRPGELAAELAAATPLMSGKGQVAQLGIAAGRVVHVDQNTDPEQFPVGAIAVARFPSPQLSPIVWRAAAMITEIGGPTGHLATIAREYRTPALFGTGEAINLLAEGAEVTVDVENKQVYQGIIEGLVRLHAAEQDDYRASQELRILRRILRWVAPITLSDPTSRDFKAENCRTFHDILRFAHEKAIDALIHFHADRSGSQEELSRSVRLPIPLKLRVIDLGSGLRPEAPATGAISMEMLNSRPLNAILHGFLKDDQGGREPAPLGLRDILAGISKPLALLTGPAYPGDNLGIIAEHYCNLCLRLGYHLNVVDAYMSPDPDNNYIYFRFAGGMAEKAKREWRARLISAILSGLYFKVERKGDLVIAKARNLDIPRMERVLVRLGELISFTRQLDVRMRDEAAIEEFFQRFLVSIKQEQDGGEG
- a CDS encoding ATP-binding protein yields the protein MSPSFNLPPSTQSPVIQAAPPAKQRPCRFLFPGIRSLRGKLLFTICIVAGLGIIATATATYALWRMEDKIRIIESFYELNQKVLEIRRYEKNYFLFNDRKDLLSALDYVDQVRASIVAVKAVLLENKNDLETLYDKELGQYEAISRHILSDRISPQNKQALENSLRKHGQDITKAIFDMDARARVRVEREVAGYQKSAVLILALAVGLGTVLVFYMMRWIMRPLTAIREASARIMQGEMNSIPMDDEVLCSVEGIELVNSLNLMLQALNTKQNQLVQSEKLAAIGKVTAGIAHEINNPLNNISLTAEVLLEDLPNLACSERMDMVRDILVQSDRAREVVHHLLEFSRTRKSNVLEPVDLVALVESSIALVKNQFRLGGIIYHYDHPEQPVLVSGNSNHLQQVLVNLMLNAVQAMQPNGRLDLIVGAEQKVALIVVRDTGAGIAPEALSHIFDPFFTTKNEGTGLGLSLSYAIVKDHGGDIVVESEPGKGTTFRLTFPQLSSEA
- a CDS encoding PEP/pyruvate-binding domain-containing protein, translated to MRRWLRKQLDRQLGKLRQARQQRKTDSQQLLKARYHVFRALLASNNRAVDCLTEISIHLRLQGDSLGLAQLIHRLIEETAEMIARLENLASGRYRGLQVAHHAVAQRLQATLAGLTSSGNVPSVLPLAQIHSGLKDQTGNKAAALAELRKNGLPVPDGFVITLAGCRFFLEHGGLSMELVHLLATQGADKEKNVSSATAAQVKGLITGAVIPPVLAEEITEAARVFFENGKPLAVRSSSISEDGRHHSFAGQFSSVLNVCDAAQFLEAFKQVVASNFNARSLAYRLNAGLDPLRFDMAVLCLEMVEARAAGVLLTRSPQEPESGQMLISAVPGLGEAAVSGSAATDLYLVNADGQVDWTRSTIADKERLLVCEKAGGVVWQELAVEARNQPVLGEGELRSLAGWGRELEKREGMPLDLEWAVNPEGAVVILQVRPMTTMGIQTGDNREEKSSPLLQGVISSGGRASGRVLLVKSRRDFEHLPQEPVVLVMHQSFVEAANLLGQVAAVLVELGSPADHLACVAREQETPMLCGMQEASAVLSEGQWLTVDGSHGRVYKATADEIAATEKRWQNGPPQPHRMRVPLPPLHRELQELVTVLHLTDAYGPTFSILECKSLHDIVRFVHEKAVLAMFHAGDELLEENFGAVHAIDAPVPFFVSVIDMGGGLALTGPLRRRIPPEAVVSRPFQALWQGITTPGLHWGPPPGGAPMGSVMSSFLTDQKSERPIGMPNYAMVSRDYCNMNARMDFHFIMIDAVASLEPRSNHIKFRFKGGGTSLERRRRRALCIGEIFEQHGFFVDVKEDLVNASLQGASREAIEEKLVMVGRILGFTRLLDAAMGTDAMIPAVARAFMEGNYALVGLTDNEETAQVAG
- a CDS encoding response regulator, coding for MSETNMRLLVVDDEPIVGKRLKQVFGKIGFEIETYTDSATALAAVAEKPFDIVVTDLKMEGIDGIEVLKRVRAMNPETRVIIITGYASADTAELAQEHGVFAFLAKPFRLDELKQVIYRAMETDRAK